The Acidicapsa acidisoli genome window below encodes:
- a CDS encoding DHA2 family efflux MFS transporter permease subunit, producing MAESTVVDAPEPVSQNSAAQTPQPGPAAITMQVRPQINPWVVALTVTLATFMELLDTSIANVSLPYIAGGLGRSFDEVTWILTTYLVANAVVLPMSAFFSRLFGRKTYYMACVALFTITSLGCGLAPSLGILLMSRVLQGIGGGGLAPVEQAILVDTFPAHKRASAFALYTVAIVTAPAIGPVLGGWITDNYTWRWVFLINIPIGALSLWLTSKFVHDPPAFQEERASLRKSGALRIDVVGILLVGIASATLEIVLDRGQIDDWFGSPIISWMLAISVICWAGAIFWELSQPDPIIDLRLLANRNFAIATAFYFIFGISLFGTTAMIPQLLQSLYGYRAIDAGLVLGPGALVITFLAPVGAQLIQRGIVHPKALLLFSLCAVFGSMMTYSSFNLQTDYNHYAMARVFQGLGYAFFFVPISVIAYSQLRPDQNNRASSLTNLARNWGGSFGIAMITTVSERRQDLHQNRTGDTIAASSGKLQQSVIDTAHYLASHGYSQADSLRASYAHYYDLLGQQTRLLGFMDCFRIMGILTIAMIPAVFFISRFKVGGKAPAGH from the coding sequence GTGGCAGAATCCACCGTCGTCGACGCACCGGAACCGGTCAGCCAGAACTCCGCTGCTCAGACCCCGCAGCCCGGTCCTGCCGCTATCACCATGCAAGTCCGCCCTCAAATCAATCCCTGGGTCGTCGCGCTCACCGTCACGCTGGCCACTTTCATGGAGTTGCTCGACACCTCCATCGCCAACGTCTCGCTGCCCTACATCGCCGGAGGCCTCGGCCGCAGCTTCGACGAAGTCACCTGGATACTCACCACCTACCTTGTCGCCAATGCGGTAGTTCTCCCCATGAGCGCGTTTTTCAGCCGCCTCTTCGGCCGCAAAACCTACTACATGGCCTGCGTAGCCCTCTTCACCATCACCTCTCTCGGTTGCGGACTCGCCCCCAGTCTCGGCATCCTGCTCATGAGCCGCGTTCTGCAAGGCATCGGCGGCGGTGGCCTCGCGCCCGTCGAGCAGGCCATCCTCGTCGACACCTTCCCCGCCCACAAACGAGCCTCGGCCTTCGCGCTCTATACCGTCGCCATCGTCACCGCGCCCGCCATCGGCCCCGTCCTCGGCGGCTGGATCACCGACAACTACACCTGGCGTTGGGTCTTCCTCATCAACATCCCCATCGGCGCACTCTCTCTCTGGCTCACCAGCAAATTCGTCCACGACCCGCCAGCCTTCCAGGAAGAGCGCGCATCGCTCCGCAAATCCGGCGCCCTCCGCATCGACGTCGTCGGAATCCTGCTCGTCGGCATCGCCTCCGCAACCCTCGAAATCGTCCTCGACCGCGGCCAGATCGACGACTGGTTCGGTAGCCCCATCATTTCCTGGATGCTCGCCATCTCCGTCATCTGCTGGGCCGGAGCCATCTTCTGGGAGCTAAGTCAGCCCGACCCGATCATCGACCTGCGCCTGCTGGCCAACCGCAACTTCGCCATCGCGACGGCCTTCTATTTCATCTTCGGCATCAGCCTCTTCGGCACCACGGCGATGATTCCGCAGCTCCTGCAATCGCTCTACGGCTACCGCGCCATCGACGCCGGCCTTGTCCTCGGCCCAGGAGCCTTGGTCATCACCTTCCTCGCGCCCGTCGGAGCGCAACTGATCCAGCGCGGCATCGTCCATCCCAAAGCGCTGTTGCTCTTCAGCCTCTGCGCGGTCTTCGGCTCCATGATGACCTACAGCAGCTTCAACCTCCAGACCGACTACAACCACTACGCCATGGCCCGTGTGTTTCAGGGCCTCGGCTATGCCTTCTTCTTCGTTCCCATCTCTGTTATCGCCTACTCGCAGCTCCGCCCTGACCAGAACAACCGCGCCTCCAGTCTCACCAACCTGGCCCGCAACTGGGGCGGCAGCTTCGGCATCGCCATGATCACCACCGTCAGCGAACGCCGCCAGGACCTGCACCAAAATCGCACAGGCGATACAATCGCCGCCTCCTCCGGCAAACTCCAGCAATCTGTCATAGACACCGCCCACTACCTGGCTTCGCACGGCTACTCGCAGGCCGACTCACTGCGCGCCTCATACGCCCACTACTACGATCTCCTCGGACAGCAAACCCGCCTGCTCGGCTTCATGGACTGCTTCCGCATCATGGGCATCCTCACCATCGCCATGATTCCCGCGGTATTCTTCATAAGCCGCTTCAAAGTCGGCGGCAAAGCCCCCGCCGGACACTAA
- a CDS encoding DinB family protein: MTTAALTTEELLITTTLKSWEQWVGRTSQFFDSLSDEQMLTEIAPGKNRPVYLLGHLLVVNDAIIPQLRLGEPNHADLRETFLDQPDRSDAKLPPLAELRQNWKDLNVRLTTLFAQLTPVEWLERHALVSEEDFAKEPHRNRLAIFLSRVSHTAYHLGQLRLQPK, from the coding sequence ATGACCACAGCAGCACTGACCACAGAAGAACTCCTCATCACCACAACCCTCAAATCCTGGGAGCAATGGGTCGGCCGAACCAGCCAGTTCTTCGACTCCCTCAGCGACGAGCAAATGCTCACCGAAATCGCCCCTGGCAAAAACCGCCCTGTCTACCTGCTAGGCCATCTCCTCGTCGTCAATGACGCAATCATCCCCCAGCTTCGCCTCGGCGAACCAAATCACGCAGATCTCCGCGAAACCTTTCTCGATCAACCCGACCGCTCCGACGCTAAACTGCCACCCCTCGCCGAACTTCGCCAGAACTGGAAAGACCTGAACGTCCGCCTGACCACCCTCTTCGCCCAGCTCACTCCAGTCGAGTGGCTCGAACGGCACGCCCTGGTCTCCGAAGAAGATTTCGCCAAAGAGCCCCATCGCAACCGGCTGGCCATCTTCCTAAGCCGCGTCAGCCACACCGCATACCACCTCGGTCAACTCCGGCTCCAGCCCAAGTAA
- a CDS encoding dicarboxylate/amino acid:cation symporter has translation MTSAHAGSGRALLIATAIGLLVYAAGVALAGFGAIGAATRVAAILLLLWVTVRRRTLTAWTFFAILAGAELGADAPVVAVHFHVLAEIFLRLVRVIVAPLILGTLTTGIAAHGQVKSLGRVALKTLVYFEVVTTLALLLGVVAIDLSRAGEGVVVPAALLAQETPATVGAHTGFESFLLNVFPENLVTAIGDNQILQVAVFAILFGVALALLSEEKRAPLLGVLESLTAAMFQVTKIIMYLAPIAAGAALSYTVGSMGISTLVPLAKLVATFYGAALALVVLVFVPVLMVMRIPVRGFLEAVSEPAAIGFATSTSQSALPLAMERMEEFGVPRWVVSFVIPSGYSFNMDGASLYLSIASIFAAQVAGIHLSVGQQAVMVFTLMLTSKGIAGVPRATLMILLATAASFHLPSAPILMILGVDALIDMGRTALNVTGNCLAAAVVGKWEGLRSE, from the coding sequence ATGACTTCAGCGCACGCTGGTTCGGGCCGGGCTTTGCTCATTGCGACTGCGATTGGTTTGCTTGTCTATGCGGCTGGAGTTGCTTTGGCGGGCTTTGGCGCCATTGGCGCTGCTACGCGCGTTGCCGCCATTCTGTTGCTTTTGTGGGTCACGGTGAGGCGGCGTACGCTGACGGCTTGGACGTTCTTTGCGATTCTTGCCGGGGCCGAACTCGGAGCTGATGCGCCGGTGGTTGCTGTGCACTTCCATGTGCTGGCGGAGATATTTCTGCGGCTGGTGCGGGTGATTGTCGCGCCGCTGATTCTAGGCACGCTGACAACAGGGATTGCGGCACATGGGCAGGTCAAGAGTCTTGGGCGCGTCGCGCTGAAGACCCTGGTTTACTTTGAGGTTGTGACAACGCTCGCGCTGCTTCTTGGCGTGGTAGCGATCGATCTTTCGCGAGCCGGCGAAGGTGTGGTTGTGCCTGCGGCTCTGCTGGCGCAGGAGACTCCGGCGACAGTTGGGGCTCACACTGGGTTTGAGTCATTTTTGCTGAATGTTTTTCCGGAGAACCTGGTTACAGCAATCGGAGACAATCAGATTTTGCAGGTGGCCGTGTTTGCCATTCTCTTTGGGGTTGCCCTCGCGTTGCTTTCGGAAGAGAAGCGTGCGCCGCTATTGGGTGTGCTGGAGTCGCTGACGGCGGCGATGTTTCAGGTAACGAAGATCATTATGTATCTTGCGCCGATTGCTGCTGGTGCGGCGTTGAGTTATACGGTTGGCAGCATGGGGATAAGCACTCTGGTGCCGCTGGCTAAGTTGGTGGCGACGTTTTACGGGGCGGCTTTGGCGCTGGTGGTGCTGGTGTTTGTGCCGGTGTTGATGGTGATGCGGATTCCGGTGCGGGGATTTTTAGAGGCTGTGAGCGAACCTGCGGCGATTGGCTTTGCTACGAGTACTTCGCAGTCCGCGCTGCCGTTGGCGATGGAGCGCATGGAGGAGTTTGGCGTGCCGCGCTGGGTGGTTTCGTTTGTGATTCCTTCGGGGTACAGCTTCAACATGGATGGGGCGAGTTTGTATCTGTCGATTGCCTCGATTTTTGCCGCGCAGGTGGCGGGGATTCATCTTTCGGTCGGGCAGCAGGCGGTGATGGTTTTCACGCTGATGCTGACGAGCAAAGGGATTGCCGGGGTGCCTCGGGCGACGCTTATGATTCTTCTGGCGACTGCGGCATCCTTTCACCTGCCCAGTGCGCCGATTCTGATGATTCTGGGGGTAGATGCGCTGATCGACATGGGGCGGACAGCTCTGAATGTTACCGGGAATTGTCTGGCGGCCGCGGTGGTTGGGAAATGGGAGGGTTTGCGGAGCGAATAA
- a CDS encoding threonine synthase, which yields MPQISHLECSRCHAQLDASIPQTVCTQCAGALYVRCDLTAAKGTDIRDTIGTSNSERPSPGMWRYNAVLPDIEPVTLGEGWTPMLPSRRYANVYLKEEGANPTGTFKARGLSLAMTMARNYGIRKIAVPSAGNAGGAAAAYAAAAGIEAHIFMPKDVPLANQVECLAYGAKMTLVDGLISDCARIVNERKQQEGWFDLSTLKEPFRIEGKKTMGYELVEQLGWTYPDAVFYPTGGGVGLIGMWKAFEEMEQLGWVSGRRPKMIAIQAAGCAPVARAWEQQQPVSQMWQNASTFASGLRVPKPYGDYLILDIVRESQGTIVALTDEQIFASLRDWAANEGIFLSPEGAAATAAYDHLLASGFLSPSDRVVLFNTGSGNKYTDVIATALSIEH from the coding sequence ATGCCGCAGATATCCCACCTGGAATGCTCCCGCTGCCACGCCCAACTCGACGCTTCTATTCCTCAAACCGTGTGTACACAATGCGCCGGAGCGCTCTACGTCCGCTGCGACCTCACGGCGGCGAAGGGAACGGATATCCGCGACACTATCGGTACATCGAACTCCGAGCGACCATCGCCTGGAATGTGGCGCTACAACGCCGTGTTGCCAGACATTGAACCTGTCACACTCGGCGAAGGCTGGACGCCGATGCTGCCCAGCCGCCGCTACGCCAACGTGTACCTGAAGGAAGAGGGCGCCAATCCCACTGGCACCTTCAAGGCTCGCGGCTTGTCCCTCGCCATGACCATGGCGCGCAATTACGGCATCAGAAAAATCGCCGTCCCTTCCGCCGGAAACGCTGGCGGCGCCGCGGCTGCCTATGCCGCCGCTGCCGGAATCGAAGCGCATATATTCATGCCCAAGGACGTTCCACTCGCCAATCAGGTCGAGTGCCTCGCTTACGGCGCGAAGATGACACTCGTCGACGGACTCATCTCCGACTGCGCTCGCATCGTCAACGAGCGCAAGCAGCAAGAAGGCTGGTTCGACTTATCCACCCTCAAGGAGCCATTTCGCATCGAAGGTAAGAAGACCATGGGCTATGAGTTAGTCGAGCAGCTGGGCTGGACTTATCCCGATGCCGTCTTCTACCCAACCGGCGGCGGCGTTGGACTGATCGGCATGTGGAAGGCCTTTGAAGAAATGGAACAGTTAGGCTGGGTTTCCGGCCGACGGCCCAAAATGATCGCTATTCAAGCCGCTGGATGCGCTCCTGTAGCCCGCGCCTGGGAGCAACAACAGCCAGTAAGTCAAATGTGGCAAAACGCGTCCACTTTCGCCTCCGGCCTGCGCGTGCCCAAGCCCTACGGAGACTACTTGATCCTCGACATCGTGCGTGAATCTCAGGGCACCATTGTCGCGCTCACGGACGAACAGATCTTCGCATCATTGCGCGACTGGGCGGCTAACGAAGGTATCTTTCTCTCTCCCGAAGGGGCGGCGGCAACAGCAGCCTATGACCATTTGCTGGCCAGTGGTTTTCTCAGCCCATCCGACCGCGTTGTTCTATTCAATACAGGGTCCGGCAACAAATACACGGATGTGATCGCAACTGCCCTCAGTATCGAGCACTGA
- a CDS encoding metal/formaldehyde-sensitive transcriptional repressor, with amino-acid sequence MMSHDEREKVKLLQRIRKLRGQLDAVERALVSKDDCGDQLMLLAAVRGGVNSLMGEVLETHIRFHLTDGSKEKIAPELAEDLIDLVRAYLK; translated from the coding sequence ATGATGTCCCACGATGAGCGGGAAAAAGTAAAGCTGTTGCAGCGGATTCGTAAGCTTCGCGGGCAATTGGATGCGGTCGAGCGGGCGCTGGTATCCAAGGATGACTGCGGAGACCAACTGATGTTACTGGCTGCTGTGCGCGGTGGCGTCAATAGCCTGATGGGCGAGGTGTTGGAGACGCACATTCGTTTTCACCTCACAGACGGTTCCAAGGAAAAGATCGCTCCGGAGCTGGCGGAGGATCTGATTGACCTGGTGCGCGCCTATCTCAAATAG
- a CDS encoding FtsB family cell division protein, which translates to MPETSQPAPSGQTPAKSLTQRWWSEYLSNRRRIGTVAAVLFALFLAWHVVNGRNGITSWQQKRVEDKALAKEIEELTAENARLSQHVDRLKSDPGAIEHEARERLHYARPNEIIYALPETSPPQKTNPQH; encoded by the coding sequence ATGCCGGAAACCTCACAACCCGCTCCGTCCGGCCAAACGCCTGCCAAGTCGCTTACGCAACGCTGGTGGTCCGAATATCTGAGCAACCGCCGCCGCATCGGTACAGTTGCTGCGGTGCTCTTTGCGCTGTTTCTCGCATGGCATGTGGTCAACGGACGCAACGGCATCACGAGCTGGCAGCAAAAGCGTGTCGAAGACAAAGCCCTTGCCAAAGAGATTGAAGAACTCACGGCAGAGAACGCCCGCCTGAGCCAGCATGTAGACCGGCTGAAGTCCGATCCTGGCGCGATTGAGCACGAGGCGAGAGAACGCCTTCACTACGCTCGCCCCAACGAAATCATCTACGCGCTGCCGGAGACTTCGCCGCCTCAGAAAACAAATCCTCAACACTGA
- a CDS encoding phosphoglucomutase/phosphomannomutase family protein, translated as MATPIKFGTSGWRSIVADEFTIANIRRAVAGIAAYVKTQPEPHRVLVGRDPRFLGESFVDEAARILAAAGVTPIVIPEAAPTPAIAYAVQQLKTSGSINFTASHNPPEYNGIKFSTHDGAPALPEVTKQIEAAIVALGENPQIPRLNDPEAKFETADVKPAYTARIAELVDLKAIAASGIKVVFDPFWGAGRGYSCHILRNAGVIVETVHDYRDVLFGGHAPEPDDHLLSDAKTRMHEKGANLIIATDGDADRFGIVDSNSTFIQPNYIIALLFDYLVETRSWKNGVAKSVATTNLINALADYHKVPLYETPVGFKYIGELILQDKIAIGGEESAGLTIRGHVPEKDGIIAGLLVAEMVARRGKTITQQLEELFDKVGSFYPVRENFHLTPEAKAKFTEKLKVDPTELGGRKVTSVVRTDGLKLVLDDGSWVCYRLSGTEPVVRAYTESRDQSHMSDLSAAAKEFVLS; from the coding sequence ATGGCAACCCCAATCAAATTCGGCACTTCCGGCTGGCGCTCGATCGTCGCCGACGAATTCACCATCGCCAACATCCGCCGCGCCGTCGCAGGCATCGCCGCCTATGTCAAGACTCAGCCTGAACCCCACCGCGTACTGGTCGGTCGCGATCCGCGCTTCCTCGGGGAATCCTTCGTCGACGAGGCTGCGCGCATTCTAGCGGCAGCTGGCGTAACACCGATCGTGATCCCGGAAGCCGCTCCCACACCGGCCATCGCCTACGCAGTGCAGCAGCTCAAGACCTCGGGTTCCATCAATTTCACCGCCTCCCACAACCCTCCGGAGTACAACGGAATCAAGTTTTCCACTCACGACGGTGCGCCTGCGCTTCCGGAAGTCACGAAGCAGATCGAAGCAGCCATCGTTGCCCTGGGCGAAAATCCGCAGATTCCGCGGCTGAACGACCCGGAGGCGAAGTTCGAGACGGCGGACGTGAAGCCGGCCTATACGGCTCGCATCGCCGAACTGGTGGATCTCAAAGCCATTGCCGCATCGGGCATCAAAGTCGTCTTCGATCCCTTCTGGGGAGCTGGTCGCGGCTATAGCTGTCACATTCTGCGCAACGCCGGAGTGATCGTGGAAACTGTCCACGATTATCGCGATGTTCTCTTTGGCGGCCACGCCCCGGAGCCGGACGATCACCTGCTTTCCGATGCGAAGACCCGCATGCACGAAAAGGGCGCAAACCTCATCATTGCCACCGATGGCGACGCGGATCGTTTCGGCATCGTCGATTCCAACAGCACTTTCATCCAGCCGAACTACATCATCGCGCTGCTCTTCGACTATCTTGTCGAAACCCGCAGCTGGAAGAACGGAGTCGCCAAATCCGTCGCGACCACCAATCTGATCAATGCTCTCGCCGATTATCACAAGGTCCCGCTCTACGAAACCCCAGTCGGCTTCAAGTACATCGGCGAACTTATCCTTCAGGACAAGATCGCAATCGGCGGGGAAGAGTCGGCAGGCTTGACCATTCGCGGCCATGTCCCGGAAAAGGACGGCATTATTGCCGGGCTGTTAGTGGCCGAAATGGTGGCAAGACGGGGCAAGACCATAACTCAGCAGTTGGAGGAGCTATTTGATAAAGTAGGTTCCTTCTATCCCGTTCGAGAGAACTTTCACTTGACCCCGGAGGCCAAAGCCAAGTTCACTGAGAAATTGAAGGTAGATCCCACGGAGCTTGGCGGACGCAAGGTGACGAGCGTAGTCCGCACGGATGGACTGAAGCTCGTTCTCGATGATGGCTCGTGGGTTTGCTACCGTCTTTCTGGCACGGAGCCAGTCGTCCGAGCCTATACAGAGTCTCGCGACCAGAGCCACATGTCCGACCTGAGCGCAGCAGCCAAAGAATTCGTCCTGTCGTAG
- a CDS encoding biotin transporter BioY, whose product MNQIAGTQAVPAGLSEPQSGVSSLLRSAGIVLAGSALVAICAHVSIPLWFTPVPVTLQPFAVLLLGLLLSPRLAAGAMLAYLAEGAAGLPVFTPHGLGGMAQLLGPTGGYLLSYPLVAPAVSAIWRRGRCSFSRGVVVAAAGSLGTLALGALWLGILTHAAPTTILNHAILPFLPGDALKVCAAAGIAAGASRWKRREI is encoded by the coding sequence ATGAATCAGATTGCTGGGACTCAAGCGGTACCCGCAGGTCTGTCGGAGCCGCAAAGTGGAGTTTCGAGTCTGCTGCGCAGCGCGGGGATCGTGCTGGCAGGGAGCGCACTGGTCGCGATTTGCGCGCATGTGTCTATTCCTCTGTGGTTTACACCGGTGCCGGTGACGTTGCAGCCTTTCGCCGTGCTGCTGCTCGGGCTGCTCCTGAGCCCACGGCTGGCCGCAGGCGCGATGCTGGCCTATCTTGCTGAGGGCGCAGCGGGCTTGCCCGTCTTCACGCCGCATGGACTGGGCGGGATGGCGCAGTTGCTTGGGCCGACAGGCGGCTATCTGCTCAGCTATCCCTTAGTTGCGCCAGCGGTTTCAGCGATCTGGCGGCGCGGACGGTGCAGCTTTTCACGCGGTGTTGTTGTTGCCGCCGCCGGCAGCCTGGGAACGCTGGCGTTGGGAGCATTATGGCTTGGAATCCTCACACACGCCGCTCCCACGACCATCCTGAATCATGCCATTCTGCCTTTTTTGCCCGGAGACGCGCTGAAGGTCTGCGCAGCCGCCGGAATTGCTGCCGGAGCATCTCGATGGAAGCGCCGAGAGATCTGA
- a CDS encoding menaquinone biosynthesis family protein, producing the protein MSSTQTSAAPASDVRTISIAHSPDSDDAFMFYGLATNKIRVPGFRFTHTLCDIETLNRRAMDEAFFDVTAVSFHAYPYIQDKYTLMSCGGSVGEGYGPMVVSSKPLTPEDLTSIRVAVPGTLTTAYLALKIFNPQIETTVVPFDKIIPEIQAGNFDAGLIIHEGQLTYASSGLRKVIDLGVWWREQTGLVLPLGGNAVRRSLGPETLHTVTQALRDSIQHGLDNREQGLEYAMQFARDLDASLANRFVSMYVNERTLSYGPDGQEAIRKLLALGHERGIIPIEPKVDFVD; encoded by the coding sequence GTGAGTAGTACTCAGACCAGCGCGGCGCCGGCAAGTGATGTGCGCACAATTTCGATTGCCCATAGTCCCGACTCCGATGACGCCTTCATGTTCTATGGCTTGGCCACGAACAAGATTCGGGTGCCCGGTTTTCGCTTCACCCATACGCTTTGCGATATCGAAACGCTGAATCGGCGGGCGATGGACGAGGCATTCTTCGATGTGACGGCTGTTTCTTTTCACGCCTATCCCTACATTCAGGACAAGTACACCCTGATGAGCTGCGGCGGCAGCGTGGGCGAAGGCTACGGCCCGATGGTCGTTTCGAGCAAGCCCCTCACGCCGGAAGACCTCACCAGTATCCGCGTCGCGGTGCCGGGAACTCTGACGACGGCCTATCTCGCGCTCAAGATCTTCAATCCACAGATCGAGACGACGGTTGTTCCCTTCGATAAGATCATTCCCGAGATCCAGGCGGGCAATTTTGATGCCGGATTGATCATTCACGAGGGGCAGTTGACCTACGCTTCGAGCGGCCTTCGAAAAGTCATCGACCTGGGCGTCTGGTGGCGCGAGCAGACCGGGCTTGTGCTTCCTCTCGGCGGCAATGCCGTGCGCCGGAGCCTCGGACCTGAGACTCTGCACACTGTAACGCAGGCACTGCGCGACAGCATTCAGCATGGACTCGACAATCGCGAGCAGGGCCTGGAATACGCAATGCAGTTCGCACGCGATCTGGATGCCTCTCTTGCGAATCGGTTTGTGAGCATGTACGTGAATGAACGCACGCTCAGCTACGGGCCGGACGGTCAGGAAGCGATTCGCAAACTGCTCGCGCTAGGCCATGAGCGGGGAATCATCCCGATTGAGCCCAAGGTGGATTTCGTCGACTGA
- a CDS encoding sensor histidine kinase — translation MVQNTLRPKSLMLLASNKNPSMAARWATRVTLAVAIWTAIGLVFALPSLAAGGHWRPQLLASLAQWWSWGLLAPAIVAVDQWLPFSSKQPVWRVVAHLFLSLAFTAVYVYLFAMVIAMMGLGPWSRLFGLQLLIGAVRGMFLWSVLVYCLIVGVWQAYLYHQRYLSGELRMERLERSFSEARLNALRMQLDPHFLFNALNTISAQVEREPRLARQMIEHLGDLLRLSLENKDRQEVPLLEEMAFLEHYLAIQRIRFGDRLRFDTNIAQEVKYSLVPCLIVQPLVENAIRHGISSRATGGRVSVMAQRIEEQIEIRVTDDGVGLPPGWTLETSAGLGLSVTRERIRGLHPDGRFVVRRLRSGGTEALIQLPLRFSPETDAAREAGHDSAAD, via the coding sequence ATGGTTCAAAATACCCTGAGGCCCAAATCGCTGATGCTCCTTGCCTCCAATAAGAATCCCAGCATGGCCGCCCGATGGGCCACGCGCGTAACTCTGGCCGTCGCAATCTGGACTGCAATCGGCCTGGTCTTTGCGCTGCCCAGCCTTGCGGCTGGCGGCCACTGGCGGCCGCAGTTGCTCGCTTCGCTGGCGCAGTGGTGGTCCTGGGGTCTGCTGGCTCCCGCGATTGTTGCGGTCGACCAGTGGCTGCCCTTTTCGAGCAAACAACCGGTGTGGCGCGTTGTCGCTCATCTCTTCCTGAGCCTGGCGTTCACCGCCGTGTATGTCTACCTGTTTGCGATGGTGATCGCGATGATGGGGCTAGGGCCATGGTCGCGCCTGTTCGGTCTGCAACTGCTGATCGGCGCCGTTCGCGGCATGTTCCTCTGGAGCGTGCTTGTCTATTGCCTGATCGTCGGTGTCTGGCAGGCGTATCTCTATCATCAGCGCTATCTTTCCGGCGAGCTGCGCATGGAGCGGCTTGAGCGAAGCTTCAGCGAGGCGCGGCTCAACGCACTGCGCATGCAGCTCGATCCGCATTTTCTCTTCAACGCGCTCAACACCATCTCCGCGCAAGTAGAACGAGAGCCGCGTCTGGCTCGCCAGATGATCGAGCATCTCGGCGACCTCTTGCGCCTGTCTCTTGAAAACAAGGACCGGCAGGAAGTTCCTCTTCTCGAAGAGATGGCGTTTCTCGAGCATTACCTGGCCATCCAGAGGATCCGGTTTGGCGACCGTCTGCGCTTTGACACAAACATTGCGCAGGAAGTGAAGTACTCGCTCGTTCCCTGCCTGATTGTGCAGCCGCTGGTAGAGAATGCGATCCGGCATGGAATCTCATCGCGAGCCACCGGTGGCAGGGTATCCGTGATGGCCCAGCGAATCGAAGAACAAATTGAGATTCGCGTGACGGATGATGGCGTCGGATTGCCTCCTGGCTGGACTCTGGAAACCTCGGCAGGACTGGGATTGTCGGTAACACGGGAGCGGATTCGAGGGCTTCATCCGGACGGCCGGTTCGTGGTGCGGCGGCTGCGCAGCGGTGGCACCGAGGCGCTGATTCAATTGCCCCTTCGCTTCAGCCCTGAAACCGATGCGGCAAGAGAGGCAGGCCATGATTCTGCCGCAGACTGA
- a CDS encoding LytR/AlgR family response regulator transcription factor produces MPELDGLGVLDELMDAVGPEAMPLTIFVTAYDQHAVRAFEANALDYLLKPFSDERFEATMARVKNRLKNQLDQRSLHEFGQRLMQMIAAKPSAPRRLDRLVVKSGGATRFVRVAEIDWIEAAGVYVTLHLNSNFAPKSAGTEILYRSSLAELAERLDPARFIRVHRSTIVNIESILQLEPISHGEFDVVLKSGARTRISRSYRAQLEERLGQSL; encoded by the coding sequence ATGCCGGAACTGGATGGACTCGGAGTTCTGGATGAATTGATGGACGCCGTCGGGCCGGAGGCGATGCCGCTCACGATCTTCGTGACCGCCTACGATCAACATGCGGTGCGGGCATTTGAAGCGAACGCGCTTGATTATCTGCTGAAACCCTTCAGCGACGAGCGATTTGAAGCAACGATGGCGCGGGTGAAAAACCGGCTCAAAAACCAGCTAGACCAGCGCAGCCTGCATGAATTCGGCCAGCGGCTGATGCAAATGATCGCAGCAAAACCCTCCGCTCCAAGACGGCTCGACCGGCTCGTCGTTAAGTCTGGCGGGGCCACGCGATTTGTGCGGGTCGCCGAGATCGACTGGATCGAGGCGGCCGGAGTCTATGTCACTCTTCACCTCAACTCCAATTTCGCTCCCAAATCCGCAGGGACCGAGATACTCTATCGCTCCTCGCTGGCAGAGCTAGCCGAGCGGCTCGATCCGGCGAGATTCATCCGCGTGCATCGTTCGACCATCGTGAACATCGAAAGCATTCTGCAACTCGAACCAATCTCCCATGGGGAGTTCGATGTTGTGTTGAAGAGCGGAGCGCGCACGAGAATTAGCCGCAGCTATCGCGCCCAGCTTGAAGAACGCCTCGGACAGTCTCTCTGA